A single region of the Nocardioides aurantiacus genome encodes:
- a CDS encoding GAF domain-containing protein, whose amino-acid sequence MSPAPDEHAPGEERARLRLLLSAVVSMSADLTLDGVLARIVEIARELTGARYTALGVLDTPPRQGLRTFIHRGMAESQVVEIGHLPTGHGILGLLIDRPEPLRLHDLGAHPESFGFPAGHPPMHSFLGVPVRTRDRVFGNLYLTEKSGGGDFDDLDEDVVVALASAAGVAIENARLYEEAGRRENWLAATAEVTAVLSGADAAGSDSLQVIADRARAAAAADVAWVVVDTDGSLEVRAVSGPRVSPEDLRRLPLEQSLTATVVRGGESITVVDVRRDPRALVPGDLPGWPVLGPAVVVPLRSGRHVEGALALAWSPEHQHLFRIVDPRLPEGFAEQAALAMTVLRAREAHQRLSLFEDRDRIGRDLHDLVIQRLFAVGLSLQSVVPLAGSPRVRERLEQAIRDLDATIGDIRRSIFDLGAGQGAGDIQTEITGLVDRAATTLQFRPRLMLTGPLRTVVDHQLAPHLLAVLSEALSNAVRHSGARSISVEVTAGEQLDLVVSDTGTGIPATASESGLGNMRERAAQLGGSCRVESSPQGTVVTWSVPLR is encoded by the coding sequence GTGAGCCCGGCCCCGGACGAGCACGCCCCCGGGGAGGAGCGGGCCCGGCTGCGGCTGCTGCTCAGTGCCGTGGTCTCCATGTCGGCCGACCTCACGCTGGACGGCGTGCTGGCCCGCATCGTGGAGATCGCACGCGAGCTGACCGGGGCGCGGTACACCGCGCTCGGGGTCCTGGACACCCCGCCCCGGCAGGGCCTGCGCACGTTCATCCACCGCGGCATGGCGGAGTCGCAGGTCGTCGAGATCGGGCACCTCCCCACCGGGCACGGCATCCTCGGGCTCCTCATCGACCGACCCGAGCCGTTGCGGCTGCACGACCTCGGCGCGCACCCGGAGTCCTTCGGGTTCCCGGCCGGCCACCCGCCGATGCACTCCTTCCTCGGTGTCCCGGTGCGGACGCGCGACCGGGTGTTCGGCAACCTCTACCTGACCGAGAAGTCCGGGGGCGGCGACTTCGACGACCTGGACGAGGACGTGGTGGTCGCCCTGGCCTCCGCCGCGGGTGTCGCCATCGAGAACGCACGGCTCTACGAGGAGGCCGGACGTCGCGAGAACTGGTTGGCGGCGACCGCCGAGGTCACCGCCGTGCTCTCGGGTGCCGACGCCGCCGGGTCCGACTCGCTGCAGGTGATCGCCGACCGGGCCCGCGCCGCCGCGGCCGCCGACGTCGCCTGGGTCGTCGTCGACACCGACGGCTCGCTGGAGGTCAGGGCGGTGAGTGGTCCCCGCGTCTCTCCGGAGGACCTGCGTCGGCTGCCGCTGGAGCAGTCGTTGACGGCCACGGTGGTGCGGGGCGGTGAGTCGATCACCGTCGTCGACGTCCGCCGCGACCCACGGGCGCTCGTGCCCGGCGACCTGCCGGGGTGGCCGGTCCTGGGTCCTGCGGTCGTGGTGCCACTGCGCTCGGGGCGGCACGTCGAGGGCGCGCTGGCGCTGGCCTGGTCGCCGGAGCACCAGCACCTGTTCCGGATCGTCGACCCGCGGCTCCCGGAGGGCTTCGCCGAGCAGGCCGCGCTGGCGATGACCGTGCTGCGGGCACGGGAGGCCCACCAGCGGCTGAGCCTCTTCGAGGACCGGGACCGCATCGGACGCGACCTTCACGACCTGGTCATCCAGCGTCTCTTCGCGGTGGGTCTCAGCCTGCAGAGCGTGGTGCCGTTGGCCGGGTCTCCCCGTGTCAGGGAACGGTTGGAGCAGGCCATCAGGGACCTCGACGCCACCATCGGTGACATCCGTCGCTCGATCTTCGACCTGGGCGCCGGGCAGGGCGCGGGGGACATCCAGACCGAGATCACCGGGCTGGTGGACCGGGCCGCGACGACGTTGCAGTTCCGGCCGCGGCTGATGCTGACCGGTCCGCTGCGCACCGTCGTGGACCACCAGCTGGCGCCCCACCTGCTCGCCGTGCTGTCCGAGGCGCTGTCGAACGCGGTGCGGCACTCCGGGGCGAGGAGCATCAGCGTGGAGGTGACGGCCGGCGAGCAGCTCGACCTGGTCGTCTCCGACACCGGCACGGGCATCCCGGCCACCGCGTCCGAGAGCGGGCTCGGCAACATGCGCGAGCGTGCGGCCCAGCTCGGCGGCTCGTGCCGCGTGGAGTCGTCCCCCCAGGGCACCGTGGTGACCTGGTCGGTCCCACTCCGCTAG
- a CDS encoding response regulator, producing MADASTPGSADPVRVYLLDDHEIVRRGIRDLLESTDDIVVVGESGLAAEAQRRIPATRPHVAILDARLPDGSGIDVCREIRSRNPEIKALILTSYDDDDALFAAIMAGAAGYILKQVGGNDLLDTVRRVAAGQSMLDPAVTAQVLERLREGPRSDPALEQLTEQELRILGLIGEGMTNRQMAEAMFLAEKTVKNYVSSMLAKLGLESRTQAAIFSLKHPQR from the coding sequence ATGGCTGACGCGTCCACCCCCGGCAGCGCGGATCCAGTGCGCGTGTACCTGCTCGACGACCACGAGATCGTCCGACGCGGGATCCGGGACCTGCTGGAGAGCACGGACGACATCGTCGTCGTGGGGGAGTCCGGCCTCGCGGCCGAGGCGCAGCGTCGGATACCGGCGACCCGGCCCCACGTGGCGATCCTCGACGCCCGGCTGCCGGACGGTTCGGGGATCGACGTGTGCCGCGAGATCCGGTCGCGCAACCCCGAGATCAAGGCACTGATCCTGACCTCGTACGACGACGACGACGCGCTGTTCGCCGCCATCATGGCCGGCGCGGCGGGCTACATCCTCAAGCAGGTCGGCGGCAACGACCTCCTCGACACCGTACGACGGGTGGCAGCCGGGCAGTCGATGCTCGACCCCGCGGTCACCGCCCAGGTGCTGGAACGGCTGCGCGAGGGGCCCCGGTCCGACCCGGCGCTGGAGCAGCTGACCGAGCAGGAGCTGCGCATCCTCGGGCTCATCGGCGAGGGCATGACGAACCGTCAGATGGCCGAGGCCATGTTCCTCGCCGAGAAGACGGTGAAGAACTACGTGTCGTCGATGCTGGCCAAGCTGGGGCTCGAGAGCCGCACCCAGGCGGCGATCTTCTCGCTCAAGCACCCGCAGCGGTGA
- a CDS encoding alcohol dehydrogenase catalytic domain-containing protein, which yields MHALVYHGAGRHSWDEVPDPSLQDDTDVIVGIDAVTICGTDLHVLRGDLPEVAPGRVLGHEAVGTVEEVGPAVRQVRPGDRVLVSCISACGSCRACRRARYGQCSGGGGWRLGHTLDGVQAEYARVPFADWSTYRLPRSVDDESAVLLADVLPTAYEVGVLNGHVGPGDVVVVVGAGPIGLATVVTARLFSPGRIVVVDPAAPRRDAAAALGADVVVGDEPDSVQELVASLTDGEGADVVVEAVGAPESFELCTRLVRAGGRVANVGVHGAPASLHLESLWGSDLTITTGLVDTGTIPTLLRLVADGRLDPTSLVTHRFGLTEIGRAYDVFARPAETGAVKVVLSR from the coding sequence ATGCACGCGCTCGTCTACCACGGTGCCGGACGACACAGCTGGGACGAGGTCCCCGACCCGTCCCTCCAGGACGACACCGACGTCATCGTCGGCATCGACGCCGTCACGATCTGCGGCACCGACCTGCACGTCCTGCGCGGCGACCTCCCCGAGGTCGCGCCCGGCCGCGTGCTGGGGCACGAGGCCGTGGGCACGGTCGAGGAGGTCGGACCGGCCGTCCGCCAGGTCAGGCCGGGCGACCGGGTGCTGGTGTCGTGCATCTCGGCCTGCGGCAGCTGCCGTGCCTGCCGCCGCGCGCGCTACGGGCAGTGCAGCGGGGGTGGCGGCTGGCGACTGGGTCACACCCTCGACGGCGTGCAGGCGGAGTACGCCCGGGTGCCGTTCGCGGACTGGTCCACCTACCGGTTGCCGCGGTCGGTGGACGACGAGAGCGCCGTGCTGCTGGCGGACGTCCTGCCGACCGCCTACGAGGTGGGCGTGCTGAACGGCCACGTGGGGCCCGGTGACGTCGTCGTGGTGGTGGGCGCCGGCCCCATCGGCCTCGCCACGGTCGTGACGGCGCGACTGTTCTCCCCCGGTCGCATCGTCGTGGTCGACCCCGCCGCACCACGTCGGGACGCGGCCGCTGCCCTCGGGGCCGACGTCGTCGTGGGCGACGAGCCCGACTCCGTCCAGGAGCTGGTGGCCAGCCTCACCGACGGCGAGGGCGCTGACGTCGTCGTCGAGGCGGTCGGCGCACCCGAGAGCTTCGAGCTGTGCACGCGGCTCGTGCGCGCCGGTGGCCGGGTCGCCAACGTCGGGGTCCACGGCGCCCCCGCGTCGTTGCACCTGGAGTCGCTGTGGGGCAGCGACCTCACCATCACCACCGGCCTCGTCGACACCGGCACCATCCCCACCCTGCTGCGCCTGGTCGCCGACGGACGGCTCGACCCCACGTCCCTGGTGACGCACCGATTCGGCCTGACCGAGATCGGACGTGCGTACGACGTGTTCGCCCGTCCCGCCGAGACCGGGGCCGTCAAGGTCGTGCTGAGCCGCTGA
- a CDS encoding universal stress protein gives MHTTPGTIVVGVDGSEHADRAARWAAEQAAAEHRTVTLVHTVSAVTPTYLDAALADPRTARSRLQAGGEQVLDAAAAVVDAAAPGLEVRRVFELVDTRQGLLQLSEDAAMVVVGSRGRGPLRSLLLGSVSAALVRHASCPVTVVRPERGGTPRHGVVVGLDGSAESLPVLEHAYRQASLHAHRLTILHCRWDVAPGTATAYLVPDDLALADDEPEGLGLAEATAGMAEKYPDMRARARLGQGRAEDVLAHLSHSMDLVVVGTHHHGRGHRALVGSVSAAVVEHAWCPVTVVPMAGS, from the coding sequence GTGCACACCACACCGGGGACCATCGTGGTCGGCGTCGACGGCTCGGAGCACGCCGACCGGGCGGCCCGCTGGGCGGCCGAGCAGGCGGCCGCCGAGCACCGGACGGTGACGCTCGTGCACACCGTGAGCGCCGTGACACCGACCTACCTCGACGCCGCCCTCGCCGACCCCCGCACGGCACGCTCGAGGTTGCAGGCCGGCGGCGAACAGGTGCTCGACGCTGCCGCCGCGGTCGTGGACGCGGCAGCACCGGGTCTCGAGGTCCGCCGGGTGTTCGAGCTCGTGGACACCCGCCAAGGTCTGCTGCAGCTGTCCGAGGACGCCGCCATGGTGGTCGTCGGCTCCCGTGGCCGGGGGCCGTTGCGGTCGCTGCTCCTGGGCTCGGTGTCGGCGGCCCTGGTCCGGCACGCGAGCTGTCCGGTCACCGTGGTGCGTCCCGAGCGCGGCGGGACGCCGCGCCACGGTGTCGTGGTGGGGCTGGACGGCTCGGCGGAGTCCCTCCCGGTGCTCGAGCACGCCTACCGCCAGGCGTCGCTCCACGCCCATCGACTCACGATCCTCCACTGCAGGTGGGACGTCGCACCGGGCACCGCAACTGCCTACCTCGTCCCGGACGACCTGGCCCTGGCCGACGACGAGCCCGAGGGCCTCGGTCTCGCCGAGGCGACGGCCGGAATGGCCGAGAAGTACCCCGACATGCGGGCCCGTGCGCGGCTGGGACAGGGGCGGGCGGAGGACGTGCTGGCCCACCTCTCGCACAGCATGGACCTCGTCGTGGTCGGCACCCACCACCACGGCCGCGGCCACCGCGCCCTGGTCGGCTCGGTGTCCGCCGCGGTCGTCGAGCACGCCTGGTGTCCCGTCACCGTCGTCCCCATGGCGGGGTCCTAG
- a CDS encoding Acg family FMN-binding oxidoreductase — MTAPAVEQLRRVVELACRAPSVHNSQPWRWRAHDGGSLELWADRSRQLTIADPQGRDLALSCGAAIHHAVTCGPALGLWGRVELAPDPSRTDLLARLGFEVGVVAADAADRLLTLERRSTDRRRFTRWPVPRPRLLELAAAAVPWGASAVPVTASGERARAEVLVLRAQEEQARDPALVEEQRGWLDHGRADGIVGRVAAPTRSPRPELPHRSRSDTTDLVPRLLDGTDGLLVLCTASDDQLHWLRAGAALSAVWFGATRSGLSLVPLSQVVEVATTRRDLRREVLSGAAHPQLLLRVGWQEIGRATMPRTPRRPLHEVLDWL, encoded by the coding sequence GTGACCGCGCCCGCCGTGGAACAGCTGCGGCGGGTGGTCGAGCTGGCGTGCCGGGCCCCCAGCGTGCACAACAGCCAGCCGTGGCGGTGGCGTGCCCACGACGGAGGCTCCCTCGAGCTGTGGGCCGATCGCTCACGACAGCTGACCATCGCCGATCCGCAGGGGCGCGATCTGGCCCTCAGCTGCGGCGCCGCCATCCACCACGCCGTCACGTGCGGTCCGGCCCTGGGCCTGTGGGGCCGCGTCGAGCTCGCGCCCGACCCCTCCCGGACCGACCTGCTGGCCCGGCTCGGCTTCGAGGTGGGAGTCGTCGCTGCCGACGCAGCGGACCGGCTGCTGACCCTCGAACGGCGGTCCACCGACCGGCGTCGCTTCACCCGCTGGCCCGTCCCGCGGCCGCGGCTGCTGGAGCTGGCGGCCGCGGCGGTGCCGTGGGGTGCCTCGGCGGTCCCCGTCACCGCGTCGGGCGAGCGAGCCCGCGCCGAGGTGCTCGTGCTGCGCGCCCAGGAGGAGCAGGCTCGGGATCCGGCGCTGGTGGAGGAGCAGCGGGGGTGGCTGGACCACGGCCGGGCCGACGGCATCGTCGGCCGGGTCGCCGCACCGACGCGCAGCCCGCGTCCCGAGCTCCCCCACCGCTCCCGGTCCGACACCACGGACCTCGTGCCCCGGCTGCTGGACGGCACGGACGGGCTGCTCGTGCTGTGCACGGCGAGTGACGACCAGCTCCACTGGCTACGCGCCGGCGCCGCCTTGAGCGCGGTGTGGTTCGGGGCCACGCGGAGCGGTCTGTCCCTGGTGCCCCTCAGCCAGGTCGTGGAGGTCGCGACGACCCGACGCGACCTCCGGCGCGAGGTCCTGTCCGGCGCGGCGCACCCGCAGCTGCTGCTGCGCGTCGGCTGGCAGGAGATCGGACGCGCCACGATGCCGCGCACTCCACGCCGACCTCTGCACGAGGTGCTCGACTGGCTCTAG
- a CDS encoding universal stress protein produces MSMQRGPVVVGLDGSESATHALRWAAGQASLEGRRLTLVHAASVSAAFGDASVVSSVEVQALLRREGTAILEAGRALVAQVAPRVEVDTDYELDNAGQALLRRSEEAALVVVGTHGRGPLRSFVLGSVGVTLVKHASCPVVVHRPGTSAGHAGGIVVAADAAQESQPVLAAAWRQADLTGRALTVVHCVEDAAFALSREELVAGRHESREQASLALAEAVAGLAQTYPDVVVSTQVRTGSVRAALVALDGEPDLVVVGGHQRSLPRQLARGAGSTSVHVVEHASWPVMVVPVGVPGRRTRGQRRDAPSPAATS; encoded by the coding sequence ATGAGCATGCAACGAGGACCGGTCGTCGTCGGCCTGGACGGGTCGGAGTCGGCCACGCACGCCCTGCGCTGGGCCGCGGGCCAGGCGTCGCTCGAGGGCCGGCGCCTGACCCTGGTGCACGCCGCGAGCGTGAGCGCCGCGTTCGGCGATGCATCGGTCGTCAGCTCGGTCGAGGTCCAGGCCCTGCTCCGACGGGAGGGCACCGCGATCCTCGAGGCGGGGCGCGCGCTGGTCGCCCAGGTCGCACCTCGGGTGGAGGTGGACACCGACTACGAGCTGGACAACGCCGGTCAGGCGCTCCTGCGACGGTCGGAGGAGGCCGCACTGGTCGTCGTGGGCACGCACGGGCGCGGCCCCCTGCGCAGCTTCGTCCTCGGGTCGGTCGGAGTCACGCTCGTCAAGCACGCGAGCTGCCCCGTCGTGGTCCACCGCCCGGGCACGTCCGCCGGGCACGCGGGCGGGATCGTCGTCGCGGCCGACGCGGCGCAGGAGTCACAGCCGGTCCTCGCGGCCGCCTGGCGACAGGCGGACCTGACCGGCCGTGCGCTGACCGTCGTGCACTGCGTCGAGGACGCAGCCTTCGCGCTCTCGCGCGAGGAGCTGGTCGCGGGCCGGCACGAGAGTCGCGAGCAGGCGAGCCTCGCGCTGGCCGAGGCCGTGGCAGGCCTCGCCCAGACCTACCCCGACGTGGTCGTCAGCACGCAGGTGAGGACCGGGTCCGTGCGGGCGGCACTGGTGGCCCTGGACGGCGAGCCCGATCTCGTCGTCGTCGGCGGTCACCAGCGGTCGCTCCCGCGGCAGCTGGCGCGGGGTGCCGGCTCCACGTCGGTGCACGTGGTCGAGCACGCGTCGTGGCCGGTGATGGTGGTGCCCGTGGGCGTGCCCGGTCGTCGCACGCGCGGGCAGCGGCGTGACGCTCCGTCCCCGGCCGCCACGTCCTGA